From the Oscillospiraceae bacterium genome, the window GACGTCAGCCGGTGCCGATGGCTTGGAGAAATTTCAGTTTGTCCTGTTTGCGCCAGGACTCCGTTTTTTCGTAGAGCGTGCGTCGGCTGATCCCGCACAGGGCGGTGATTTCCCGTGTGGTCAATTCGCCGACGCGCCATCGTCGGTACAAGGTCTCGAAATCCTCCGGCATCTGCGCCGGCGTCCGCCCAAACAGGATACCGCGCGATCTGGCGGCGGCGATACCCTCGGCCTGACGCTGGCGCAGGGTGTCGCGCTCCAACTGGGCAAAGAAAGACATGATCTGCAGCGTAAGATCCGAGATAAACGTGCCAAGCAGGTCCTTGCAGTAAGTGGTGTCGAGAAGCGGCATGTCGAGCACCTTGATGTCCACCCTCTTGTCCTTGGTGAGAATACGCCACTGTTCGATGATCTCTGCGTAGTTGCGTCCCAGCCGGTCGATGGATTTCAGATACAGCATGTCCCCCGGTCGCAGGCGTCTGACCATGCACCGGTAGGCCGGTCGTTTGAAATCTTTGCCGGACTGCTTGTCCATGTACAGGTTCTGCGCCGGAATGTCAA encodes:
- a CDS encoding recombinase family protein, translated to MKVFAYVRVSTQEQNEDRQLLALAPFDIPAQNLYMDKQSGKDFKRPAYRCMVRRLRPGDMLYLKSIDRLGRNYAEIIEQWRILTKDKRVDIKVLDMPLLDTTYCKDLLGTFISDLTLQIMSFFAQLERDTLRQRQAEGIAAARSRGILFGRTPAQMPEDFETLYRRWRVGELTTREITALCGISRRTLYEKTESWRKQDKLKFLQAIGTG